Proteins encoded within one genomic window of Gloeobacter kilaueensis JS1:
- a CDS encoding TonB-dependent receptor — protein MRWVAVVFLLLAIEGEAVLAEPGLVLTRRALAKQEADIQTVAQALEPGNPTSPAGGISLDEVVVTANRRPTAIKETTSTVYVVDRKEIERKDAVNVGEAIRGVPGVQANVFGAGADVHNNFFVRGLPNLGVGVLVDGRLITSINQEHFDLADLPVYNVERIEVLTGSGTTLYGSNAAGGIINVITRKPTGPLEGDIKVEFGSYGFSNYILNYGGKLDKFGFHLGYRQFDASNDYYYQVQRPTGLFTGFRPNGDVHQKFYDLNLSYDFDDRNRLRFDGYLRGGDRGLAPFSIIDPSRPLVNDEGEPQFELTRLNTQSHGLALTYDADLGQGNDSHLQVTAAIDRNLVVERETFDPTDLGEYTDVSIFNFSIRHDWQFNPSNNLTYGFDYIREFGRSGENAAGGLFNFDTGASRPALFALYTWKVASNLIMTVGARETIPDNLQAKGLNRALTSSFDPSAGIRWQITPTLALRANYARIYRIPNFNDLFGRTTHIGNPFLEPETGNSYDVGLDWQTGNTSLLRLTYFRQEVDNLTDYLLVRNACNLNGNAPDCNDDPASNAERFRVNYPRIDVSGWELAYNWQISPVLNVFATGTVTDSRIIQAPNPATIDAQLQQLGIINNSDEGTFRVDVAERNALVQTQYPLVPFLTTRFGLNYESPTGFAASLFVNLSGGRSVDVNHVGPFDTTHPARLPPGSLLPGYTTLDLSLRVPIARTIVLNAFIDNLLGTYYERSYGNAAPGFNFRVGLSTSF, from the coding sequence TGGCAAAGCAGGAGGCGGACATCCAGACGGTCGCCCAGGCCCTGGAACCAGGCAATCCGACGAGTCCCGCCGGTGGCATCAGCCTCGACGAGGTGGTCGTCACCGCCAACCGCCGACCAACCGCGATCAAAGAGACGACCAGCACGGTCTACGTCGTAGACCGCAAGGAAATCGAACGCAAGGATGCCGTCAACGTGGGCGAGGCGATCCGGGGGGTGCCGGGGGTGCAGGCGAACGTCTTTGGAGCGGGGGCGGACGTTCACAACAACTTTTTTGTGCGCGGTCTGCCGAATCTGGGCGTGGGCGTGCTGGTGGATGGGCGACTGATCACCAGCATCAACCAGGAACACTTCGACCTGGCGGATCTGCCGGTCTACAACGTCGAGCGCATCGAGGTTTTAACTGGCAGCGGCACGACGCTCTACGGCTCCAACGCCGCCGGGGGCATCATCAACGTCATCACCCGCAAGCCCACCGGGCCGCTCGAAGGTGACATCAAAGTCGAGTTCGGCTCCTACGGCTTCAGCAACTACATCCTCAACTACGGCGGCAAGCTCGATAAGTTTGGCTTTCATCTTGGTTACCGCCAGTTCGACGCGAGCAACGACTATTACTATCAGGTGCAGCGCCCGACGGGCCTTTTTACGGGCTTTCGGCCCAACGGCGACGTCCATCAAAAGTTTTACGATCTCAACTTGAGCTACGACTTCGACGATCGCAACCGGTTGCGCTTCGACGGTTACCTGCGCGGCGGCGACCGGGGTTTAGCTCCCTTCTCGATCATCGATCCTTCCCGCCCACTGGTGAACGACGAGGGCGAACCGCAGTTCGAGCTGACCCGCCTCAATACCCAGTCCCACGGCCTCGCCCTCACCTACGACGCGGACCTTGGCCAGGGCAACGACTCCCACCTGCAGGTGACAGCGGCCATCGACCGCAATCTGGTGGTCGAGCGCGAAACGTTCGACCCGACGGACCTGGGCGAGTACACCGACGTTTCGATCTTCAACTTTTCGATTCGCCACGACTGGCAGTTCAACCCGAGCAACAACCTCACCTACGGCTTCGACTACATCCGCGAATTTGGCCGCTCCGGCGAGAACGCCGCCGGTGGACTGTTTAACTTTGACACCGGTGCGAGCCGCCCTGCCCTGTTTGCCCTCTACACCTGGAAAGTAGCCAGCAACTTGATCATGACTGTCGGGGCGCGCGAGACGATCCCGGACAACCTCCAGGCGAAGGGCCTGAACCGCGCCCTCACCAGTTCCTTCGACCCGAGCGCCGGTATCCGCTGGCAGATCACGCCTACCCTCGCGCTCAGGGCCAACTACGCCCGCATCTACCGCATCCCCAACTTCAACGACCTGTTCGGTCGGACCACCCACATCGGCAATCCCTTCTTAGAACCGGAAACCGGCAACTCCTACGACGTGGGCCTCGACTGGCAGACCGGCAATACGAGCCTTTTGCGCCTTACCTACTTTCGCCAGGAGGTCGATAACCTCACCGACTATCTGCTGGTGCGCAACGCCTGCAACCTCAACGGCAATGCTCCTGACTGCAACGACGATCCGGCAAGCAACGCCGAGCGCTTTCGAGTCAACTATCCGCGCATCGATGTCTCCGGTTGGGAGCTGGCCTACAACTGGCAAATTTCACCGGTCCTGAACGTCTTTGCCACCGGCACCGTCACCGACTCGCGCATCATTCAGGCTCCCAACCCGGCCACCATCGACGCCCAGTTGCAGCAGTTGGGCATCATCAACAACTCCGACGAGGGCACCTTCCGGGTGGACGTGGCCGAGCGCAACGCCCTGGTGCAGACGCAGTACCCGCTAGTGCCGTTTCTTACTACCCGCTTTGGCCTCAACTACGAATCGCCCACAGGTTTTGCTGCCAGTCTGTTTGTTAACCTCTCCGGCGGCAGGTCCGTCGATGTCAACCACGTCGGTCCCTTCGACACCACCCACCCGGCCCGCCTGCCCCCCGGTTCGCTCTTGCCCGGCTACACGACCCTCGATCTCTCCCTCAGGGTGCCGATCGCCCGGAC